Proteins co-encoded in one Vigna radiata var. radiata cultivar VC1973A unplaced genomic scaffold, Vradiata_ver6 scaffold_134, whole genome shotgun sequence genomic window:
- the LOC106753652 gene encoding protein RALF-like 32 → MASKPSTIIRLCFFYLMFFGFMRLSSCTVLSLTPHVSTCNGSIAECNQEDELLMESEISRRFLEQKKYISNGALQRDKPVCNGGGSGEAYSNSGGCLPPPSNPHNRGCSKYYRCRSDS, encoded by the coding sequence ATGGCCTCAAAACCATCCACCATTATTAGACTTTGTTTCTTCTACTTGATGTTCTTCGGCTTTATGCGTTTGAGCAGCTGCACTGTGCTCTCATTGACCCCTCATGTAAGCACATGCAATGGTTCCATAGCTGAATGCAATCAAGAAGACGAGCTGTTGATGGAGTCAGAAATAAGCCGAAGGTTTCTGGAGCAGAAGAAATACATTTCCAATGGAGCTTTACAGAGAGACAAACCAGTTTGTAATGGTGGTGGCTCTGGTGAAGCTTATAGTAACAGTGGAGGATGTCTTCCTCCCCCCTCAAATCCTCATAATAGAGGCTGCTCTAAGTACTATCGTTGTAGGTCTGATTCTTGA
- the LOC106753624 gene encoding uncharacterized protein LOC106753624 — MSSSSWSTNESGDEGQGYADGVAASSSSSGSSSTSPSGSPDRRGVVYEDVEFNVDNSRVWTSLIPPPAVQRYDWAPHEVRNYLPYYNTTKSIRHLLEWVDLLADLRDADQYSLVVCRSNERACHDFFGGMEQHQSFARIMAIKNRLGIAGEGTSSPAKQTGFSSNTPVHLVNPALKIVDTPTPAADTKPINPEAVKVKAKRKPSQEKTPSPPKKRRIHAPLLTGPLDPNVHVAERLQFNLNVEEKKPFKVMSLSESLNMAYELIARASVCMNYFAGTTKPLLVAELETTRKDLEEVKKENTTLSSCLKEVTKAVEDDRVKAANSLKEAQDEITHLKQSTDNLRLDLQKASSKNKKLIKERDAAIANRDKMATENVTLGDELCEERQCGFDQGVAQCHYFFNTPLEHEGFDIMKVYVDGQLVKLSVPEADTDSAAVIKTIPLVHPIVTGEVVDISSTEKNPKASNPSFFLRSSELLQLLFLLCRTIVTCKLAHQRSSQQSHSQYNVKESCIWWNKLMDCFVDFASSVSRDLVCGALNQLRYLYSFNNFVKKLEQGEDDLIVTRDDVQKSVEDAKRKTRETSGVVVKWLKDAMSDIGKVNQLLEEARTKKMCCFGYCPNWIWRYRIGKKLAYKFFDLEKFIDQGKKYVSFNRIPALPSGTLHILSEKSMNFESRQSAYEQLLDAVKSNDVSMIGLYGMGGCGKTTLAMEVMKLVEADHLFEKVLFVPVSSTVDVRKIQEKIASSLQFKFRETEEMQRAQRLCLRLILEKNIFIILDDVWEKLDFGRIGIPSSEHHKGCKILITSRSEAVCTSMDCRRKFYLPILTDEEAWTLFQNKALITEATSDTLKEMGRLISNECKGLPVAIAAVASSLKGKVETVWSVALNKLRHSKPINIERGLTDPYQCLQLSYDNLDDKDAKSLFLLCSVYPQGSEIPVEHLTRYAIGLGVVGEVDSYEEGRSEVIAAKIKLVSCCLLLDADDECVKMHDLVHDVAHIIAKNENKMIKCEMEKNVRVGQNSVRYLWCVKFPNDLDCSNLEFLYLETKMKEFDGIFKRMGTLKVLILVNDEDGKTPLSTLSFKTLTNLSCLFIYSFELSDFSFLSGMKNLQSLSLYYCLLPSFPELQTDVTALKLLELNECDIKVKNFEGMKRIPLLEELYIIEGEWDANSEDNIEFFKTFSFPETLQRYGIVLGSDNFYNFNDGDIYIHGRTLLLNHFDISNEVIKGLAKKAKDLFVRNIHGGAKNMIPDIFEIEGGGLNELNKLEIRYSKELECLIDTSSHSSEVVTLFSNLEKLDLSNCRRLKFLFTYVVAQNLVQLKILKISRCRKLEHILTYDEKSQDEFTSGHPVQIFQNLEDVKIKRCRELKHIFPANIVGGLTQLKVLKIERCEKLEQIIGDIVPSTEQDRKEELDEIVEEGKLPHLYNTSFPTTTFVKQSPGTLSSLGRLKIKCCGKLGSIFTASIAKTLTSLEELFIEDCESLKDIVTHESIFEDDYDCQSDISIFQSLKKLHISECDLLEGIFPVSLVGELNDITNKEAADLKDISSRNNTQIELPALQVLELDLIRNRTIVGSYDVICPSLRTLSLDIGRYVGFFNINFSTDASEATKRDFIAIKISNSDFDPPIGSVECLSKQPHGLNLIMTQNIREIELKGFDSAKYLFKLSNVSSLMMLEILIIKECDGLEYIIDTDDEYGKENMKAIFPNLKQLSVINCSQLKYIIGQHHVANKDYKEIYIQFSALEILYLWNLPNFVSICSTNTISVTWPSLKVFESYSCLYPLYGSVSCLTIPTNSREPIITSTKDPKGIQNHLLTLQTLNIAYSDAEHIFCLNEDEMIGQQVSLRLENLGLQFLSQMTYIWVAPNNSLTLQHLTTLTIWECEKLEVIFPKSVVRFLPQLKLLKIMKCKELRQIIEMDKKFSTVVSPQPCFPKLEALHVDDCHKLKRLFSGSSSNDLPNLLLLAINGANELEELVGCKQEKIKIELPRLKLLIFMHLPNLSQEIELHNLKNCIVYKCPKLSLTSTTTLQKLREDFPYEEDFINAEVGSWEFEAIVRSIDDKFISSQDIEDLGNKSIKSSSTGVEDTGIEDAVATHIDSKVVEQDDKVTEGKPGIVASQGIQVQERLNLLHKQEGIDFVPNNNIDISSASSADIRTRLGAYKHFVDLDDTQISLLVEAITTYPHLWNASKKFSERFQAWRLKILADMLLFLQMESVHSVIPQKEKEFYKLCEEAILVGFESSWVEEMRQRVVARDPKLGEDIARRQIDENSKSNLSLLNRYSSGDMIEYSQAVEEGDGPKISLEEGSDLVDKEGEIGVVSNDHIVALRNEEAEQEFVAEVFTSEIPRIGTSLTNSQTVEKPTPSCPLVDTQQTGEQCQMKQKKPVGEIPKSIEQVALEETIAKNTNMAASSILSESATSKLDPTVTLQRKSHLHSEIRSSQIEARITKESESHPELIQDFGGNDMIPIALGKEGEDNIVVKTLVELENYLKMSLKDIVGSETNTLRLFSTLNFLSNLPFKDVTLSDRLKHIIKTMHQHFPTILCSFKQRFVTTDKLEELEARQNEVAIKISEAKNFNDEAQLKEVVLKEQINRLKEEIKVCETALSSLDEGKDKCIAETIRYKMELENVRKSKSQMVEDQRKVEQELFEVAYKWSVLCSEYELDRMVARNPS, encoded by the exons GATAATTCTCGAGTATGGACTTCGCTTATCCCTCCTCCTGCGGTGCAGAGGTACGACTGGGCTCCTCATGAGGTTCGAAACTATCTTCCCTACTATAATACCACCAAGTCTATAAGACATCTATTAGAATGGGTAGATTTACTAGCCGACCTTAGAGACGCCGATCAATATTCTCTGGTTGTGTGTCGTTCGAATGAGAGGGCCTGTCACG ATTTCTTTGGCGGTATGGAGCAACATCAATCTTTTGCACGCATAATGGCCATTAAAAATAGACTGGGAATTGCTGGGGAAGGAACATCGTCTCCCGCCAAGCAAACCGGATTTTCGAGTAACACCCCTGTTCATTTGGTGAACCCAGCTTTGAAGATTGTTGACACCCCAACTCCTGCTGCTGACACAAAGCCCATCAATCCCGAAGCTGTTAAGGTCAAAGCTAAGAGGAAGCCCTCCCAAGAGAAAACTCCCTCTCCTCCAAAGAAACGAAGAATCCACGCCCCCCTGCTTACTGGGCCTCTAGACCCGAACGTTCATGTAGCCGAACGTTTACAATTCAATCTCAACGTTGAGGAGAAAAAACCCTTCAAAGTAATGTCCCTCAGCGAGTCTTTGAACATGGCCTATGAACTTATAGCTCGGGCTAGTGTTTGTATGAACTATTTCGCAGGGACGACAAAGCCTTTGTTGGTTGCCGAACTAGAGACAACCCGCAAGGATTTGGAGGaagtaaaaaaggaaaatactACACTTTCTTCCTGCCTCAAAGAGGTTACGAAAGCTGTAGAGGATGATCGAGTGAAGGCTGCAAACTCCCTCAAAGAGGCTCAGGATGAAATTACTCATCTCAAGCAGTCCACCGACAACTTGAGGCTAGATCTGCAAAAAGCTTCTTCTAAAAATAAGAAACTGATCAAGGAGAGAGACGCTGCTATAGCCAATCGGGATAAAATGGCAACCGAAAATGTAACACTAGGGGATGAATTATGCGAGGAACGTCAGTGTGGATTCGATCAAGGGGTCGCCCAGTGTCACTACTTCTTTAACACTCCCTTGGAACATGAAGGATTTGACATTATGAAGGTGTATGTGGACGGCCAGCTCGTTAAGCTCTCAGTTCCCGAGGCTGATACAGATTCCGCCGCTGTCATCAAGACCATTCCTTTGGTCCACCCGATCGTCACAGGAGAAGTCGTCGACATTTCTTCCACAGAGAAAAACCCTAAGGCTTCAAACCCTTCCTTCTTTCTCCGCTCTTCCGAACTTCTCCAACTTCTCTTTTTGCTGTGCCGAACGATTGTGACCTGCAAATTAGCACaccaacgctcaagtcagcagaGTCACAGCCAATATAAT gTTAAAGAAAGTTGCATTTGGTGGAACAAATTGATGGACTGCTTTGTGGATTTTGCATCTTCTGTTTCAAGAGATTTAGTGTGTGGGGCTTTAAATCAATTGCGTTATCTTTACTCCTTTAACAATTTTGTCAAAAAGCTTGAGCAAGGAGAGGACGATTTGATTGTAACAAGAGATGATGTCCAAAAATCTGTTGAAGATGCCAAGAGAAAAACTAGAGAGACTAGTGGAGTTGTTGTCAAGTGGCTGAAAGATGCTATGAGTGACATAGGTAAAGTGAATCAGTTGCTAGAAGAggcaagaacaaaaaaaatgtgttgCTTTGGGTATTGTCCAAATTGGATTTGGCGATATCGTATAGGAAAAAAACTAGCATATAAATTTTTTGACCTTGAAAAGTTCATTGATCAGGGTAAAAAATATGTGTCATTTAACCGCATCCCTGCGCTACCTTCAGGAACCCTTCACATTCTTTCAGAAAAATCCATGAATTTTGAGAGTAGACAATCTGCATACGAGCAACTACTAGATGCAGTGAAAAGTAATGATGTTTCCATGATTGGGTTGTATGGAATGGGGGGTTGTGGTAAAACCACATTAGCAATGGAGGTTATGAAATTAGTAGAAGCAGACcatctttttgaaaaagttctttttgtaCCTGTTTCTAGTACAGTGGATGTTCGGaagattcaagaaaaaatagCAAGTTCATTGCAATTTAAATTCCGAGAAACTGAAGAAATGCAGAGAGCCCAAAGATTGTGCTTGAGATTAATtctagagaaaaatatttttataattctagaTGATGTGTGGGAGAAGCTTGACTTTGGTCGTATTGGGATTCCTTCTTCTGAACACCATAAAGGATGCAAGATTCTCATTACCAGTAGATCAGAAGCAGTTTGTACCTCAATGGATTGTCGAAGAAAATTTTACTTGCCAATTTTAACCGATGAAGAAGCATGGactcttttccaaaataaagcaCTTATAACAGAAGCCACCTCTGATACCTTAAAGGAAATGGGAAGATTAATTTCCAATGAATGTAAAGGATTGCCGGTTGCCATTGCAGCTGTTGCTTCTAGTTTGAAGGGAAAAGTTGAGACAGTATGGAGTGTTGCATTGAATAAATTGAGACATTCTAAGCCAATAAATATTGAAAGAGGTTTGACTGACCCCTACCAGTGCTTGCAGTTGAGCTATGACAATTTGGATGATAAAGACGCTAAATCACTTTTCCTATTGTGCTCAGTGTATCCTCAAGGTTCAGAAATCCCAGTAGAACATTTAACAAGATATGCAATAGGATTAGGTGTAGTTGGAGAAGTTGACTCATATGAAGAGGGAAGGAGTGAAGTGATTGCAGCTAAAATTAAGCTTGTTAGTTGTTGTTTATTGTTGGATGCAGATGATGAATGTGTCAAGATGCATGACTTAGTTCATGATGTGGCCCACATAATAGcaaaaaatgagaataagatGATCAAGTGTGAAATGGAGAAAAATGTTAGAGTGGGACAAAATTCTGTAAGATATCTATGGTGTGTGAAATTTCCAAATGATTTGGATTGCTCCAATCTTGAGTTTTTATACTTAGAGACAAAGATGAAAGAATTTGATGGGATTTTCAAAAGAATGGGAACGCTCAAAGTTTTGATTCTTGTCAACGATGAGGATGGAAAAACTCCATTGTCAACACTATCtttcaaaacattaacaaaCCTTAGTTGTCTATTCATTTATAGTTTTGAATTGAGCGACTTCTCATTTTTAAGCGGTATGAAGAATCTTCAAAGTCTCTCGTTATATTATTGTTTACTGCCTTCATTTCCTGAATTACAAACCGATGTAACAGCCTTGAAATTGTTAGAGTTGAATGAATGTGACATTAAAGTGAAGAATTTTGAAGGGATGAAGAGAATCCCGCTTTTGGAAGAGTTGTACATTATTGAAGGAGAATGGGATGCTAACAGTGAAGATAATATTGAATTCTTTAAGACGTTTAGCTTTCCCGAAACACTGCAAAGGTATGGAATTGTATTAGGGTCtgataacttttataattttaatgatggAGATATTTACATTCATGGAAGAACTTTATTACTTAACCATTTTGACATATCAAATGAGGTAATAAAGGGTTTGGCAAAAAAAGCAAAGGATCTATTTGTACGAAATATTCATGGAGGTGCAAAAAATATGATCCCGgatatatttgaaattgaaggaGGAGGTTTGAATGAGCTGAATAAGTTGGAGATACGTTATTCTAAAGAGTTAGAATGTTTGATTGACACTAGTAGTCACTCGAGTGAGGTGGTAACTCTCTTCTCCAACTTAGAGAAGTTGGATTTAAGTAATTGTCGACGGTTGAAATTTCTCTTCACATATGTGGTTGCTCAAAATTTGGtacaattgaaaatattaaaaatatcaagatGTCGTAAACTGGAGCATATATTAACATATGATGAGAAAAGTCAAGATGAATTCACCAGCGGGCATCCTGTACAAATCTTCCAGAATCTGGAAGATGTAAAGATAAAAAGGTGTCGagaactaaaacatatattccCAGCCAACATTGTTGGAGGCTTAACTCAATTGAAAGTGCTCAAGATAGAAAGATGTGAGAAGCTAGAACAAATAATTGGAGATATTGTTCCATCAACAGAGCAGGATAGAAAAGAAGAACTTGATGAAATCGTTGAGGAAGGAAAGCTTCCACATTTATATAACACTTCATTTCCAACAACAACATTTGTGAAGCAAAGCCCAg GAACTCTATCCAGCCTTGGAAGGCTTAAGATAAAATGTTGTGGGAAGTTAGGTTCAATTTTTACAGCATCGATAGCTAAGACCTTGACTTCTTTGGAAGAATTGTTCATAGAAGACTGCGAAAGTTTGAAGGATATAGTAACTCACGAAAGCATTTTTGAGGATGACTATGATTGTCAGAGTGATATTTCAATCTTCCAAAGTTTGAAAAAGCTACATATCAGTGAATGTGACTTATTGGAGGGTATATTCCCTGTTTCTTTAGTTGGAGAATTGAATGATATAACAAATAAAGAGGCTGCTGATTTGAAAGACATCTCTAGTCGAAATAATACTCAAATCGAGCTTCCTGCTTTACAAGTACTTGAACTTGATCTTATTCGGAACAGAACCATTGTTGGTAGTTATGATGTGATATGTCCATCTTTAAGAACACTATCATTGGATATTGGGAGATATGTTGGGTTTTTCAACATAAATTTTTCAACTGATGCTTCAGAAGCTACAAAAAGGGATTTTATTGCAATCAAG ATATCGAACTCAGATTTTGATCCGCCGATTGGAAGTGTTGAATGTCTTTCAAAACAGCCACATGGTTTGAACTTGATTATGACACAAAATATTAGAGAGATTGAACTGAAAGGCTTTGATAGTGCAAAGTACCTTTTTAAACTGTCCAATGTTTCATCATTGATGATGTTggaaattttgataattaaggAATGTGATGGACTTGAGTACATTATAGACACTGATGATGAATATGGCAAAGAGAATATGAAAGCTATCTTTCCTAACTTAAAACAACTCTCAGTGATTAATTGTTCtcaattgaaatatattattggcCAACATCACGTAGCTAATAAGGATTATAAGGAGATTTATATTCAATTCTCAGCATTGGAAATACTCTATCTTTGGAATCTACCAAACTTTGTTAGCATTTGTTCTACCAACACTATCAGTGTGACGTGGCCATCTTTGAAGGTCTTTGAGAGTTACAGTTGTTTGTATCCATTGTATGGTTCTGTTAGTTGTTTGACGATTCCTACAAATTcaagagagcctattatcacAAGTACGAAG GATCCGAAAGGGATTCAGAACCATCTCCTCACTTTGCAAACTCTAAATATAGCGTATTCTGATGCAGAACATATTTTTTGTCTTAATGAAGATGAAATGATTGGCCAACAAGTGAGTTTAAGGTTAGAGAACTTGGGGTTACAATTTCTATCTCAAATGACTTATATTTGGGTGGCTCCCAACAACTCACTTACTCTCCAACATCTTACCACATTAACAATATGGGAATGTGAAAAGTTGGAAGTAATCTTTCCAAAGTCTGTTGTAAGATTCTTACCACAGTTGAAGCttttgaagataatgaaatgcaAAGAATTAAGACAAATCATTGAAATGGATAAAAAATTTTCTACTGTTGTTTCTCCTCAGCCATGCTTCCCAAAACTAGAAGCATTGCATGTTGATGATTGTCACAAGTTGAAAAGATTATTCTCTGGATCTTCTTCTAATGAccttcccaatcttcttcttctggcCATAAATGGAGCCAATGAACTAGAAGAGCTTGTTGGAtgtaaacaagaaaagattaaaattgagCTTCCAAGActcaaacttttaatatttatgcatCTTCCAAACCTCAGTCAAGAGATTGAATTGCATAATTTAAAGAATTGTATTGTCTACAAATGTCCAAAACTCTCTTTGACTTCAACAACTACTCTTCAGAAGCTCCGTGAAGATTTTCCTTATGAAGAAG ATTTCATAAACGCTGAAGTTGGTAGTTGGGAATTTGAAGCCATAGTAAGATCCATAGACGATAAGTTCATTTCATCACAG GACATTGAGGACTTAGGAAATAAGAGCATTAAATCTTCATCCACTGGAGTTGAAGACACTGGCATTGAAGATGCTGTTGCAACTCACATTGATTCCAAGGTAGTTGAACAAGACGATAAGGTGACTGAAGGCAAGCCAGGAATAGTGGCAAGCCAAGGAATCCAAGTACAAGAACGGTTGAACCTTTTGCATAAACAAGAGGGAATAGATTTTGTTCCTAACAACAACATTGACATTTCTTCAg CTTCTTCTGCAGATATCCGTACAAGATTAGGAGCATATAAACATTTTGTTGATCTGGATGATACACAGATTTCTCTTCTGGTGGAGGCAATAACAACATATCCTCATCTCTGGAATGCTTCCAAGAAGTTTAGTGAGCGCTTTCAAGCTTGGAGGTTGAAAATTTTGGCAGATATGTTGTTGTTCCTTCAGATGGAAAGTGTCCACAGTGTTATtcctcaaaaagaaaaagagttctATAAACTATGTGAAGAAGCTATTTTAGTTGGATTTGAGAGTTCATGGGTAGAGGAAATGCGTCAACGTGTTGTGGCGAGGGATCCTAAGCTGGGAGAGGACATTGCACGGAGACAAATAGATGAGAATTCTAAGAG CAATTTAAGCTTGTTAAACAGGTATAGTAGTGGGGACATGATAGAATATTCCCAGGCTGTTGAAGAAGGTGATGGGCCAAAGATTAGCTTGGAAGAAGGTTCTGACTTGGTTGATAAAGAAGGTGAAATAGGTGTTGTTTCTAATGACCACATTGTTGCTCTGAGAAATGAAGAAGCAGAGCAGGAATTTGTTGCAGAAGTTTTCACTTCAGAAATACCAAGAATAGGAACATCATTAACAAACTCGCAAACAGTTGAAAAGCCAACACCCTCATGT CCATTGGTGGACACACAGCAGACTGGTGAACAGTGTCAGATGAAGCAGAAAAAACCAGTTGGTGAAATTCCTAAG AGTATTGAGCAAGTTGCTTTAGAGGAAACCATAGCAAAGAACACCAATATGGCAGCTTCATCAATTCTTTCCGAATCCGCCACCTCTAAGTTGGATCCAACAGTTACTTTACAACGTAAATCACATCTAcat AGTGAAATTAGGAGCAGCCAAATTGAGGCACGTATTACTAAAGAAAGTGAAAGTCATCCTGAACTCATTCAAGACTTTGGGGGCAATGATATGATACCAATTGCTTTGGGGAAAGAGGGTGAAGATAATATAGTTGTAAAGACCCTTGTTGAGCTTGAAAACTATCTCAAGATGTCTCTCAAGGACATAGTTGGTTCTGAGACTAACACCCTCCGTCTTTTTTCTACCCTTAATTTTCTGTCCAACCTTCCTTTCAAAGATGTCACTCTATCAGATAGACTCAAACATATTATAAAGACTATGCACCAACACTTCCCAACCATTCTATGCTCCTTTAAGCAACGCTTTGTTACCACTGACAAGTTGGAAGAACTTGAAGCTCGTCAAAATGAGGTTGCCATTAAAATTTCTGAGGCAAAGAATTTCAATGATGAAGCTCAACTGAAGGAAGTGGTTTTGAAAGAACAAATCAATAGGTTGAaggaagaaataaaagtttgtGAGACTGCCTTATCATCTCTGGATGAGGGAAAAGATAAATGCATTGCGGAAACAATAAGGTACAAAATGGAGCTTGAAAATGTGAGAAAAAGCAAATCTCAAATGGTGGAAGATCAAAGAAAAGTTGAGCAAGAATTGTTTGAAGTGGCTTATAAATGGTCAGTTCTCTGTAGTGAATATGAGCTCGATCGCATGGTTGCAAGGAATCCTTCATGA